Proteins encoded together in one Variovorax paradoxus window:
- a CDS encoding MFS transporter — MSAPPPVAAGRGHLLAFAGLSASYFAHIGFFNPYLPLWLKDLGLPIFTISLLASVQSITRVFAPYAWGALSDHTGHRVLLLRFSAAVALASSFGLWWHGGAWWLALVLLVMFTHTSSMMSLTEAAMAQLVAGDWGRYGRIRLCGSAGFLVTVFFAGEWFERFGMKHFPAWAAGTLAVVLIATMKLPDIREPVAAHDAAKEPIGPVLRIPAVRWFFAALFFQVMSHFSVYAFFSLYLDSLGYGKSVIGLLWALSVVAEIVWFFLQGRLIGLLPMPRWMLVCGIAAVARLGLTAGLGGSIAALVIAQWLHALSFAAHHTTCIAVVSRRFPGRLRGRGQALFTVIGYGFGGVLGVLLGGAAAQEFGYRTMFALAALLAAAGSLCAWQVARLERPAPARAA; from the coding sequence GTGTCCGCCCCGCCACCAGTGGCCGCCGGACGCGGCCACCTGTTGGCGTTTGCTGGTCTGTCGGCCAGCTATTTTGCGCACATCGGTTTCTTCAACCCCTACCTGCCGCTGTGGCTCAAGGACCTGGGGCTGCCGATCTTCACGATCAGCCTGCTGGCTTCGGTGCAGTCGATCACCCGGGTGTTCGCACCCTATGCCTGGGGCGCGCTCAGCGACCACACGGGCCACCGCGTACTGCTGCTGCGCTTCAGCGCCGCGGTGGCGCTGGCCAGCTCGTTCGGGCTGTGGTGGCATGGCGGTGCGTGGTGGCTGGCGCTGGTGCTGCTGGTGATGTTTACCCACACCAGCTCGATGATGTCGCTCACCGAGGCGGCCATGGCGCAGCTCGTGGCCGGCGACTGGGGACGCTACGGGCGCATTCGCCTTTGCGGCTCTGCCGGCTTTCTTGTGACGGTGTTCTTCGCCGGCGAATGGTTCGAGCGCTTCGGCATGAAGCACTTTCCGGCCTGGGCGGCCGGTACGCTGGCCGTGGTGCTCATTGCGACCATGAAGCTCCCCGACATTCGCGAGCCCGTGGCCGCCCATGACGCGGCAAAGGAGCCCATTGGTCCGGTGCTGCGCATTCCGGCCGTGCGGTGGTTCTTTGCGGCGCTGTTCTTCCAGGTGATGTCGCACTTCTCGGTGTACGCATTCTTCTCGCTGTACCTCGATTCGCTGGGCTACGGCAAGAGCGTCATCGGCCTGCTGTGGGCGCTGTCGGTGGTGGCCGAGATCGTCTGGTTCTTTCTGCAGGGGCGGCTCATCGGCCTCTTGCCCATGCCGCGTTGGATGCTGGTGTGCGGCATTGCCGCCGTGGCGAGGTTGGGCCTGACCGCCGGGCTGGGCGGCTCCATTGCAGCGCTTGTCATTGCGCAGTGGCTGCACGCGCTGAGTTTTGCGGCGCATCACACCACCTGCATTGCCGTGGTGTCGCGCCGCTTTCCGGGGCGGTTGCGCGGGCGAGGGCAAGCGCTGTTCACCGTGATCGGCTACGGCTTTGGCGGTGTGCTGGGCGTATTGCTCGGCGGCGCTGCAGCGCAGGAGTTCGGCTACCGCACTATGTTCGCGCTTGCGGCCCTGCTGGCCGCGGCGGGCAGCCTCTGCGCCTGGCAGGTCGCAAGGCTCGAACGGCCGGCGCCGGCGCGCGCGGCCTGA
- the aroC gene encoding chorismate synthase, which produces MSGNTFGTLFAVTNFGESHGPAIGCVIDGCPPGMELSEADIQGDLDRRRPGTSRHVTQRNEPDAVQILSGVYEGKTTGTPIALLIQNTDQRSKDYGQIAQQFRPGHADFTYWKKYGIRDPRGGGRSSARLTAPMVAAGAVAKKWLAEKHGMVFRGCMTQIGEIAIPFENWDHVPNNPFFAPIADVSELESYMDRLRKAGDSCGARIRVTATNVPVGLGEPLFDKLDAEIAYAMMGINAVKAVEIGAGFDSITQRGTTHGDSITPTGFVTNNAGGILGGISSGQDLEVSIAIKPTSSIISPRQSIDIHNNPVEVVTKGRHDPCVGIRATPIAEAMLALVVMEHVLRNRAQCGDVQHDAKVQADKTEAASPQSSFL; this is translated from the coding sequence ATGAGCGGCAACACATTCGGAACTCTCTTCGCGGTCACCAATTTCGGCGAGTCGCACGGCCCGGCCATCGGCTGCGTGATCGACGGCTGCCCGCCCGGCATGGAACTGAGCGAAGCCGACATCCAGGGCGATCTCGACCGCCGGCGCCCCGGCACCAGCCGCCACGTTACCCAGCGCAATGAGCCCGATGCGGTGCAGATTCTTTCGGGCGTGTACGAAGGCAAGACCACCGGCACCCCCATTGCATTGCTGATCCAGAACACCGACCAGCGCAGCAAGGACTACGGCCAGATTGCCCAGCAGTTCCGCCCGGGCCATGCCGACTTCACGTACTGGAAGAAATACGGCATCCGCGATCCGCGAGGCGGTGGGCGTTCTTCGGCACGGCTCACGGCACCCATGGTGGCTGCCGGCGCGGTTGCCAAGAAATGGCTGGCCGAAAAGCACGGCATGGTGTTTCGCGGCTGCATGACGCAGATCGGCGAAATTGCCATTCCGTTCGAGAACTGGGACCATGTACCCAACAACCCCTTCTTCGCGCCCATTGCCGACGTGAGCGAGCTCGAGTCGTACATGGACCGCCTGCGCAAGGCCGGCGATTCGTGCGGTGCACGCATCCGCGTGACGGCCACCAACGTGCCCGTCGGCCTTGGCGAGCCGCTGTTCGACAAGCTCGATGCCGAGATTGCCTACGCAATGATGGGCATCAACGCAGTGAAGGCGGTCGAGATTGGCGCCGGGTTCGACAGCATCACGCAGCGCGGCACCACGCATGGCGACTCGATCACGCCGACCGGCTTCGTCACCAACAACGCGGGCGGCATCCTGGGCGGCATCAGCTCGGGGCAAGACCTGGAAGTGAGCATCGCAATCAAGCCCACGAGCTCGATCATCAGCCCGCGCCAGTCCATCGACATCCACAACAATCCGGTCGAGGTGGTTACCAAGGGCCGCCATGATCCGTGCGTCGGCATCCGTGCCACGCCCATTGCCGAAGCCATGCTCGCGCTGGTAGTCATGGAGCACGTGCTGCGCAACCGTGCGCAGTGCGGCGATGTGCAGCATGACGCAAAGGTGCAGGCCGACAAGACCGAAGCTGCCTCGCCGCAGTCGTCTTTCCTCTAG
- a CDS encoding SRPBCC family protein: MAKPAAPAKERPSLTLRRHYPVAAEKIWRAWTDPQALKAWFGPEEIVSVPLAEVDLRVGGRFRVTMLAAEGETHDVSGVYQELVPNRKLVFSWAWRSTPERESRVTVRIEPDGNGCELVLMHEQFFDEAARDGHEHGWTGAMVKLEQWLVQPAT, from the coding sequence ATGGCAAAACCTGCCGCCCCCGCCAAAGAGCGACCCTCGCTCACCCTCCGCAGGCACTACCCCGTCGCCGCCGAAAAAATCTGGCGCGCGTGGACCGACCCGCAAGCGCTGAAAGCCTGGTTCGGCCCGGAAGAAATCGTTTCCGTTCCGCTGGCCGAGGTCGACCTGCGCGTGGGCGGCCGCTTTCGCGTGACCATGCTCGCCGCCGAGGGCGAGACGCACGACGTGAGCGGTGTCTACCAGGAACTCGTGCCTAACCGAAAACTGGTTTTCAGCTGGGCCTGGCGCAGCACGCCGGAGCGCGAGTCGCGCGTTACGGTGCGCATAGAGCCCGATGGCAACGGCTGCGAGCTGGTCTTGATGCATGAGCAGTTCTTCGACGAGGCGGCGCGCGACGGACATGAGCACGGCTGGACCGGCGCCATGGTCAAGCTCGAGCAATGGCTGGTGCAGCCGGCCACATGA
- a CDS encoding ArsR/SmtB family transcription factor — protein sequence MVHSDSGSLDAVFAALSDPTRRAVLETLGERSLSVTELAEPHGMSLTGFMKHLRVLEDAGLISRTKEGRVVQCELSPRPMQEAAVWLSRYEKFWTGRLDALARYLYHQEETEWQNLPPPPKSDPRSPSAGTTPSPPKKSGARGPTRKR from the coding sequence ATGGTTCACTCAGATTCCGGTTCGCTGGACGCCGTCTTTGCCGCTCTTTCAGATCCGACGCGCCGCGCCGTGCTCGAAACCCTGGGCGAGCGCAGCCTCAGCGTGACCGAGCTTGCCGAGCCGCATGGCATGTCTCTTACCGGCTTCATGAAGCACCTGCGGGTGCTCGAAGACGCCGGCCTTATCTCGCGCACGAAAGAGGGCCGGGTCGTGCAGTGCGAACTCTCGCCGCGGCCCATGCAGGAGGCTGCCGTGTGGCTATCCCGTTACGAGAAATTCTGGACCGGGCGCCTCGATGCACTGGCGCGCTATCTCTATCATCAAGAGGAGACCGAATGGCAAAACCTGCCGCCCCCGCCAAAGAGCGACCCTCGCTCACCCTCCGCAGGCACTACCCCGTCGCCGCCGAAAAAATCTGGCGCGCGTGGACCGACCCGCAAGCGCTGA
- a CDS encoding cupin domain-containing protein: MLDRTATQFSHVKPGDTEFVSGGLRDFFLYRDLGIAEATNGKVVAHLVKANMAPEAGTGWHRHEADFQIVIMMKGWARFMYEDKETLVEAGDVVHQRPGIRHFLFDYSPDMEYLEIVSPADFKSVDVEPVCEIPPPTPWP; this comes from the coding sequence ATGCTGGACCGAACCGCCACCCAGTTCTCCCACGTCAAGCCCGGCGACACGGAGTTCGTCTCGGGCGGCCTGCGCGATTTCTTTCTCTATCGAGACCTCGGCATTGCGGAGGCCACCAACGGCAAGGTCGTTGCGCACCTCGTCAAGGCCAACATGGCACCGGAAGCGGGCACCGGCTGGCACCGCCACGAGGCGGACTTCCAGATCGTGATCATGATGAAGGGCTGGGCCCGCTTCATGTACGAAGACAAGGAAACCCTGGTCGAAGCCGGCGACGTGGTGCACCAGCGCCCCGGTATCCGGCACTTCTTGTTCGATTACTCGCCCGACATGGAATACCTGGAAATCGTCTCGCCGGCTGACTTCAAGAGTGTCGACGTCGAGCCGGTCTGCGAGAT